Genomic segment of Helicobacter enhydrae:
ATCCTTGCCCCTCCCTCTGTGGCATTGATCACTTCGATAGGATAAGGCGTGTTGGCAATATCTCTTTCATAGAAATTCAAGAACAATTTCCACACTTGCGTTGTTTCCACCTCCCCTCCTCCCCCATAGCGTGTTGTGAAAATCTTTTCTCCCTCGCTTTTGGGCTTGATCTCATCGCTTCCATAAACTGCCCCTTGTGAATGAGAGCTTCCATCTTGAGCAAATGCCAAATCTTGTCCGATGATGATACAACGCTTAAATCGCGAATGCACAACAAGCTCATAAGCCATATTTGCCGCACTCATTCCGATCCCAAGATAGCCATACTCATCAAAACCAAAATAAGTGGTATAGCCAAAAGGGCGAAAACTATAGCTGATCAAACCACCCTTTTTTTCAACAGCACTTTTGAGGCGTGGATGCACGATAGATGTGAGAGCAAACACCACGCCTTCAAAAGCCTCTTTGGGCAATTCCTCATAAAATTTTGCAGTTGCCTCAACCCTCTCAAGCGAAAACACAATATCAGGTTTGATCCCATTGCGATACAAAATAGGAAAAGACGCATCGATACACATCAATGTCGCATACGGAGCGACTTCCTTGAGCAATGCGAGTTGCTTGTATAAACTAGGTCCTGTAGAAACAATGATAGCTGTATCTCTGTGTTTGAGTTGCATCACAAGCTCTACTAGATTTGGGCTTCTCAATGCACTTGAAATGTTTTGGATATGGTGCTTGATCCCCACAATCGCATCTTTGGCATCATTGCCCACAGCAACGACGGCGTGCTCAATCGCTTTGATAAAATCCCCATTCAACCTCATAAAATCCTCGCGATAACGCTCATAATAAGAGTTAAACACCTCTAGCATATAGGTTTTAAAATACAACTTGCAATGCTTATCCTCATCAAGCAAAGCAATCACCCCTTGTGCATTCAGTCCATTGCAAAACACAATACGCCCCTCCAAAATCTCAGAGGAAAAATCCAAAAAATGCAAAACAATGAACAACAACTCAAGCTCTGGCTCAACAACTACTACTCTTTTAAGCAACTCATTGCCCAACAAAATCTTATAAAGCACCCCATTTCCTACCCCATAAAAATACAAATAAGGGCAATAGGCACTATGACTTAGCTCATTGTGACGCTTCATCGTCTCTTCTAGGGGTTGAGTCGCAAAAAGTGGGGTCTGCTCCTGCTTATCCAAAATATTATAATTTGCCACATCAGAACCTAAAAATACTTCATATCGTTGATTGGGTGAAATATTTTGAAGTTTGAATGCAAGATTGGGATTTTTTACAGCTAGACTTGCAATATTTTGCTCAAAAAAACTATCCATTTATGCAACCTTAAAGTAGAGTTTGGAACTCCCCAAGGGGGAGTTGAGAGATTATTGGAGAAGCCTCAAGACATTTTGTTGCACTGCGTTTGCTTGTGCCATTGCGAAACTTCCACTTTGAGCCAAAATATTGTGCTTGGAGAAGTTTGCAGATTCTGCAGCAAAATCCACATCCCTGATTTGAGATTCTGCAGCTTTGACATTGACTTGAGTCACAGAGATATTGTTGATTGTTGCAGTGAGTTGGTTTTGCACTGAACCCATATCTGAACGGATACGATCAAGCTGAATCCTTGCAGATTCTGCCATATCCATCACAATCATAGCCCCTGCAAGACTTGTCACACCAGAGCTCAATCCCTGTGAGTTGAGGTTAGCTTGAGCGACATTGGCATTTGCTCCAGAAGCTGAGGCGACATTTGCATTGAAATCACCTAGCAAAGAACGCAAGGCAACGGTTGCTTCTGCCACACCTTGAGCAGAGTGGAATCCAACATGGCTAAAGTTTGTTCCACTTACGACGATATCTTTGGCACTCGTTCTTGTAAGAGTGAGACGCCCCACAATAGCGTGATTGGTTCCAGAGATACCCGCGAAGTTTCCTCCACCAAACACTGCTCCTGTGGCACTAATAGTCTGAATCGAAATCGCCCTTCCATCCACACTCTTGATATTGATTCTTCCAGTAATATCTGTATAAGCCTCAACACCTGTTGAATCTTTGACCGCATTGATCGCATTGACCAATCTCCCATCTGCGTCGTTTTTCTTGACTTCATCGATTGATCCGATATTGACACCATTGATTGTCAATCCACGCACCGTTCCTGACTGCACGGGAACACCACCTGTCGCAACTACATTCCAGCTTGCACGCACACCCAATTTGTCCGAATAGCGATTGATCGCCTCGCTCAACACCCCAATACCTGTTCCTGCAGAATTTGAAATCTTAACGGTTTCAATCTCATATTCCTCTGTTCCATTGACTTCTTTGAAGTTGAAAGCCACTTCTGTGAGGTTTTTGGCACCTGCACTTGCAAGCATTCCAATACCATCAAATGAAGCTGTCTCCATTCTGACTTGCCCGATTTTATCTGAGCTTGTCGCACCGATTGTGGCTTTGATTGTTGTGTTGGAATATGCACCAATTTGGAACTCTTTGTTATTAAATGCACCAGAGAGCATTTGCTGACCATTGAAGCTTGTAGTGTTGGCAATATTGTCCAATTCCTCAAGCAATCTTGTAATGTCCGCCTGCAAAGCCTTCCTTGTCTCTGTAGTTTGACCATCTTGAGCTGCTTGAATTGCCTTGGTTTTAATCGTATCCAAGATCTTGATTTGCTCATCCATTGCCTTGTCAGCAACTTGAATCATACCAATAGCATCATTGGCATTTTTGACTGCTTGTCCCAAACTTTCGCTCTGACTTCTCAAGCTATCGGCAATCGCCATACCTGAGGCATCATCTGCTGCCTTATTGATTCTAAGACCAGAGCTCAACTTCTCAAGAGAGGAGCTTAGAGCTCTATTGTTTTGAACGCCGATAGTATGTGCATTTAATGCTGCGACATTTGTGTTTATCCTAAAACTCATCGTGTATCCTTACTAAATGAAATTACAACTCGAGCTTTAGCAATTTGTGTTCCAACTTGTTTTTTCTCAAAAATACGGGCTGTGTTGCACAAAAAACCAAAAAACATTATAAAATCATCATCAAATTTATATATAGAAGAAGGGGCAAATGAAACATCTCATCATCGTAGAATCTCCGGCAAAAGCCAAAACTATCAAAAATTTCTTAGGCAAAGATTATGAAGTCATTGCCTCCAAAGGGCACATCCGTGACTTGCCCAAAAACACATTTGGGATCAAAATCGAAAACCAACACTTCACTCCAGAATACAAAATTTCAAGTGATCACAAAGAGATTGTCAATCAAATCAAATCTCTTGCCAAGCAAAGCCAAACGATCTACATCGCAACCGATGAGGATCGCGAGGGAGAGGCGATCGGCTACCATATCACTCAAGCCATTGGCAAAAACTCCTATCCTAGAATCGTGTTTCACGAAATCACAAAAACAGCTATCCAAAATGCCCTAAAGTCTCCAAGAGAACTCGATATGGACAAAGTCAATGCACAACAAGCAAGGCGTTTGCTAGATCGTATCGTTGGATTCAAGCTTAGCGGCTTAATTGCCAGTAAAATCCAAAGAGGACTAAGTGCAGGAAGGGTGCAAAGTAGCACACTCAAAATTGTGCTAGATCGCGAGAGAGAGATACAAGCCTTCAAGCCTGTCCGTTATTTCAATATCGAAGCATTGTTTGAACCACAAATCCAAACCCAACTTGTCGCCTTTCAGCAACAAAAACTTGACAAATTGAGCCTCCAAGACCCCAAACAAGTAGAGGAAATGCTCAAAATCTTACGACAAGAAACATTTGTTGTTGCAGAAATCAACAAAAAAAGCAAAAAAACTCCCACCCCTCCACCATTTATGACCTCAACTCTCCAGCAAAGTGCCTCCAGTCTGCTAGGCTTTTCCCCCACCAAAACAATGAGTGTCGCCCAAAAACT
This window contains:
- a CDS encoding motility associated factor glycosyltransferase family protein, which codes for MDSFFEQNIASLAVKNPNLAFKLQNISPNQRYEVFLGSDVANYNILDKQEQTPLFATQPLEETMKRHNELSHSAYCPYLYFYGVGNGVLYKILLGNELLKRVVVVEPELELLFIVLHFLDFSSEILEGRIVFCNGLNAQGVIALLDEDKHCKLYFKTYMLEVFNSYYERYREDFMRLNGDFIKAIEHAVVAVGNDAKDAIVGIKHHIQNISSALRSPNLVELVMQLKHRDTAIIVSTGPSLYKQLALLKEVAPYATLMCIDASFPILYRNGIKPDIVFSLERVEATAKFYEELPKEAFEGVVFALTSIVHPRLKSAVEKKGGLISYSFRPFGYTTYFGFDEYGYLGIGMSAANMAYELVVHSRFKRCIIIGQDLAFAQDGSSHSQGAVYGSDEIKPKSEGEKIFTTRYGGGGEVETTQVWKLFLNFYERDIANTPYPIEVINATEGGARIEGTQEMPFAQAIKLVRQTPKEPIILSFPAQEKLEAQIQQAKDKCSFWIREGRKKQKRTEKVFLKVAEFCEELERLNEEKRLEEIDYKKLDSLSKEIEKIKEFFKNPVFNATFLDALQSYIFHQEMDIARILSQFSADEMQKRAKQIELIFVHKYWLFSLAGGIDCVIEVVKEAKKHIK
- a CDS encoding flagellin B, which produces MSFRINTNVAALNAHTIGVQNNRALSSSLEKLSSGLRINKAADDASGMAIADSLRSQSESLGQAVKNANDAIGMIQVADKAMDEQIKILDTIKTKAIQAAQDGQTTETRKALQADITRLLEELDNIANTTSFNGQQMLSGAFNNKEFQIGAYSNTTIKATIGATSSDKIGQVRMETASFDGIGMLASAGAKNLTEVAFNFKEVNGTEEYEIETVKISNSAGTGIGVLSEAINRYSDKLGVRASWNVVATGGVPVQSGTVRGLTINGVNIGSIDEVKKNDADGRLVNAINAVKDSTGVEAYTDITGRINIKSVDGRAISIQTISATGAVFGGGNFAGISGTNHAIVGRLTLTRTSAKDIVVSGTNFSHVGFHSAQGVAEATVALRSLLGDFNANVASASGANANVAQANLNSQGLSSGVTSLAGAMIVMDMAESARIQLDRIRSDMGSVQNQLTATINNISVTQVNVKAAESQIRDVDFAAESANFSKHNILAQSGSFAMAQANAVQQNVLRLLQ